From a region of the Methanobacterium sp. genome:
- a CDS encoding AAA family ATPase codes for MELPYNVVIVTGVPGVGKTTICRRISGTLGYEYVNYGDLMLSIAKSRDLASTDIEMFSLDMETQHEIWKSTALKIKEKKNVLVDLHGVDQSLIGYIISLPVEIIKPDIIFVIESLEDKILKQRNKDTKIRIVDNIKSLKEHMGILRNTMAICSVLFACNLVIMKNDDLEECLNKMENILNNSNTA; via the coding sequence ATGGAATTACCTTATAACGTTGTAATCGTTACAGGCGTTCCGGGAGTTGGTAAAACAACAATCTGCAGACGAATATCTGGAACTTTAGGCTATGAATATGTAAATTATGGGGATCTGATGCTTTCTATTGCAAAAAGCAGAGATCTTGCTTCTACAGATATTGAAATGTTCTCTTTGGACATGGAAACTCAACATGAAATCTGGAAAAGCACAGCATTAAAAATAAAGGAAAAGAAAAACGTTCTTGTAGATTTGCATGGTGTAGATCAATCATTAATTGGATATATCATTTCACTGCCAGTTGAAATTATAAAACCAGATATAATCTTTGTAATAGAGTCTTTGGAAGATAAAATACTTAAACAGAGAAATAAAGACACAAAAATAAGAATTGTTGATAATATAAAAAGCTTAAAAGAACATATGGGTATTTTAAGGAATACAATGGCAATATGCTCTGTTTTATTTGCTTGTAATCTAGTAATAATGAAAAATGATGATTTAGAGGAATGTTTAAATAAAATGGAAAACATTCTAAATAATAGCAACACTGCTTAA
- a CDS encoding metal-sulfur cluster assembly factor, with product MSEEIIGKIKEALSTVADPHMGISIVEMGIVQNIDIDENDTTVAKITIRPTNPGCMSAANIAMNAKMAAEKVDGIDKVEIVVEGHMMADAISEMVNK from the coding sequence ATGTCAGAAGAAATAATAGGAAAAATTAAAGAAGCATTATCAACAGTAGCTGACCCTCACATGGGTATCAGTATAGTTGAAATGGGAATTGTCCAGAACATTGATATAGATGAAAATGACACTACTGTTGCAAAAATTACTATTAGACCAACAAATCCTGGCTGTATGAGTGCTGCAAACATTGCTATGAACGCAAAAATGGCAGCAGAAAAAGTAGATGGAATTGATAAGGTCGAAATAGTTGTTGAAGGCCATATGATGGCTGATGCAATTTCTGAAATGGTTAATAAATAA
- a CDS encoding phosphoribosylanthranilate isomerase codes for MKVKICGITSLKDLQTCKKVNPAFIGFINIKRSKRYIDIEKIRELKDSINDLNKLVLVIEPKTAAEAMEKSEECGICNVQLHSLSADEISKIHGINIIKAIGISEKIDSLKKEEIKELAKVCPYLLFDFEVSGKSGGTGKQIPLKIALKAGKIAKNSNPNIKLIIAGGMNTDRIKKEGKVIKEIFDYVDVNSGIEDGPGVKNTLKIEEFMKNCKVIS; via the coding sequence ATGAAAGTTAAAATTTGTGGAATTACGAGTCTAAAAGACCTTCAAACTTGTAAAAAAGTTAATCCTGCTTTTATTGGATTTATAAACATAAAAAGATCCAAAAGGTATATTGATATTGAAAAAATAAGGGAATTAAAAGACTCAATAAATGATTTAAATAAATTAGTGCTTGTAATTGAACCAAAAACCGCTGCAGAAGCCATGGAAAAATCAGAAGAATGTGGTATCTGCAATGTTCAATTACACTCCTTATCTGCAGATGAAATAAGTAAAATACATGGAATTAACATTATTAAGGCTATTGGAATCTCTGAAAAAATTGATTCTTTAAAAAAAGAAGAAATAAAGGAATTAGCAAAAGTTTGCCCGTATTTATTGTTTGATTTTGAAGTTTCAGGAAAAAGCGGAGGAACTGGAAAACAAATTCCACTTAAAATTGCCCTGAAGGCAGGAAAAATTGCTAAAAATAGCAATCCAAATATTAAACTTATTATCGCTGGTGGAATGAATACAGATAGAATTAAAAAGGAAGGAAAAGTAATTAAAGAAATTTTTGATTATGTTGATGTGAATTCAGGAATTGAAGATGGTCCTGGAGTAAAAAACACGCTTAAAATAGAAGAATTTATGAAAAATTGTAAGGTGATCTCATGA
- the trpB gene encoding tryptophan synthase subunit beta, translating to MMLDGKFGKYGGVFVPELLIPALEELEKSFLKYKDDKKFNEELEYYLREFAGRPTPLYYAKNLSQKLGCKIYFKREDLLHTGAHKINNTLGQGLLAKYMGKERLIAETGAGQHGIATAVIGSLFQMPTEVYMGIEDVERQKLNVFRMELSGAKVIPVKTGSRTLKDAINDALRDWITNVENTHYLIGSSMGPHPYPMMVKHFQTVIGKETKSDILEKEGELPDAVIACVGGGSNSIGIFSEFIDDREVELIGAEGGGEGLSGKHGATLSAGTEGVLHGSLSFVLQDDHGQIAEAHSISAGLDYPGVGPEHSLLKTTGRANYYPITNDEAIRGFKLLSEYEGILPALESSHAVAMAEKYANENKGKTIVVNLSGRGDKDVNILADLMGVKL from the coding sequence ATGATGTTAGATGGTAAATTCGGTAAATACGGAGGAGTATTTGTACCAGAACTCCTTATTCCTGCCCTTGAAGAACTTGAAAAATCATTTTTAAAGTACAAAGATGATAAAAAATTCAATGAAGAACTTGAATATTATTTAAGGGAATTTGCAGGGAGACCTACACCTCTCTATTATGCTAAAAATCTCTCCCAAAAACTTGGATGTAAAATATACTTTAAAAGAGAGGATTTACTTCACACAGGAGCACATAAAATAAATAATACCCTTGGACAAGGACTTCTTGCAAAATATATGGGAAAAGAAAGATTAATTGCTGAAACTGGTGCAGGACAACATGGAATTGCAACTGCAGTGATTGGTTCATTGTTCCAGATGCCTACAGAAGTATATATGGGAATTGAAGACGTAGAAAGACAAAAATTAAACGTTTTTAGGATGGAATTATCTGGTGCTAAAGTTATACCTGTTAAAACAGGCTCAAGAACCTTAAAAGACGCTATTAATGATGCTCTAAGGGATTGGATTACAAATGTAGAAAATACCCATTATTTAATCGGGTCTTCTATGGGACCCCATCCTTATCCTATGATGGTAAAACACTTCCAGACCGTAATTGGGAAAGAAACAAAATCAGATATCCTTGAAAAAGAAGGTGAACTTCCAGATGCTGTAATTGCATGTGTTGGTGGTGGAAGTAATTCAATTGGAATATTTTCAGAGTTTATAGATGACAGAGAAGTTGAGTTAATTGGTGCTGAAGGCGGTGGCGAAGGTTTAAGTGGTAAACATGGTGCAACCCTTTCAGCAGGTACTGAAGGAGTTCTTCATGGTTCTTTATCCTTTGTTCTCCAGGATGATCATGGTCAGATTGCTGAAGCCCATTCCATATCTGCAGGTTTGGATTATCCCGGTGTAGGGCCTGAACATTCTCTCTTAAAGACTACTGGACGAGCTAATTATTATCCTATCACAAATGATGAAGCTATTAGGGGATTTAAGCTTCTTTCAGAATATGAAGGCATTCTTCCAGCCCTTGAAAGTTCTCATGCTGTTGCAATGGCAGAAAAATATGCAAATGAGAATAAAGGAAAAACTATTGTTGTAAATCTTTCAGGCAGGGGAGACAAAGATGTTAACATACTTGCAGACCTTATGGGGGTGAAATTATGA
- the trpD gene encoding anthranilate phosphoribosyltransferase, with protein MINKCIKNVVAYEDLSEIESYECMMQIVSGNASDIQIASFLTSLSMKGETIEEITGFVKAMRKVCVPVSPNITKPLVDTCGTGGDKLKTFNISTISAIIAASCGVVIAKHGNRSITSKCGGADILEAIGVNIDTDARQVEKCMEETNIGFMFAPNFHPAMKHVMPVRQELGIRTVFNILGPLTSPANADIQLLGVFDPEYVEIMANVLKNLGVKRAMVVHGFDGEGNPAMDEISTIGKTKIAILDNNKIEIKYVYPEDFGIVKTDKKLIKASDNLDENKKITLDVLKCRDETETDRARLDLCLVNVSAILFVAGIVDNFKDGVKLGFKSVKSGEAVKKLREFAKCSADMNII; from the coding sequence ATGATAAATAAATGCATAAAAAATGTAGTAGCTTATGAAGATCTAAGTGAAATAGAATCTTATGAATGTATGATGCAAATAGTTAGTGGTAATGCCAGTGATATTCAAATAGCTTCTTTTTTAACCTCACTTTCCATGAAAGGAGAAACAATTGAAGAAATCACTGGATTTGTAAAAGCTATGCGCAAAGTCTGCGTACCTGTTTCACCAAATATAACTAAGCCTTTAGTTGACACATGTGGAACTGGAGGAGATAAGCTTAAAACATTCAATATAAGCACGATTTCTGCCATAATTGCAGCTTCTTGTGGAGTGGTGATTGCAAAACATGGAAATAGGAGTATTACAAGTAAATGCGGCGGTGCTGATATACTGGAAGCTATTGGTGTTAACATAGATACAGATGCTCGCCAAGTAGAAAAATGCATGGAAGAAACGAATATTGGATTCATGTTTGCACCTAATTTTCACCCAGCAATGAAGCATGTGATGCCTGTAAGGCAAGAACTTGGTATTAGAACTGTTTTTAATATTTTAGGTCCGCTTACCTCTCCTGCAAATGCAGATATTCAATTACTTGGAGTTTTTGACCCTGAATATGTTGAAATAATGGCCAATGTTCTTAAAAATTTAGGTGTTAAAAGAGCAATGGTAGTCCATGGATTTGATGGGGAAGGAAACCCTGCAATGGACGAAATATCCACTATCGGTAAAACTAAGATTGCAATACTTGATAATAATAAAATTGAAATAAAATATGTTTATCCTGAAGATTTTGGCATTGTAAAAACAGATAAAAAACTTATAAAAGCATCTGATAATCTTGATGAAAATAAGAAGATTACTCTTGATGTTTTAAAATGCAGAGATGAAACTGAAACAGACCGCGCCAGACTTGATTTATGCCTTGTAAATGTCAGTGCAATTCTTTTTGTAGCAGGAATTGTCGACAACTTCAAAGATGGTGTTAAACTTGGATTTAAATCAGTTAAATCTGGAGAAGCCGTTAAAAAACTCCGTGAATTTGCAAAATGCAGCGCTGACATGAATATAATCTAA
- a CDS encoding DUF11 domain-containing protein: protein MEKQLKNNIKPFTLIIILSSFFFFLGSLNVVSADQSAIYVSTEGNDSWDGEYAAHTPDTLFGPKLTIKNGTGTVLENGIVNIASGTYNEHDINIDKNMTINGSGSSSTIVNGTYSGRIFNIASNINVTISNMTITCGKALDGGQGSDGTESNPDGGSGGSGGSGGAIYNAGNLYIKNCNINFNNAGSGGSGGDGYSMGPGFGKLGSGGSGGSGGSGGAIYNSGILQITDSNFINNYSGSGGSGGDGGSGIVVVGSYNGGDGGSGGSGGSGGAIYNTGTMNMSNCIFDNNYNGNGGAGGSGGKGSETIEGFDGGNGGSGGSGGSGGAICNSGTVHITGSTLNNNYNGAGGKGGEGGRGGNGEFSAGSGGNGGSGGAGGSGGAIYNSNYLDVQSSSLNNNHNGNAGSGGNGGHGGGSLDAKHGGNGGSGGQGGSGGAIYNTGTLNITGSTLNDNYNGAGGSGGSGGSGGDGADAGTGGDAANGGSGGSGGAIYNTGTMNITGSTLTGNFNGNGGVGGNGGSGGDGADARAGGSGGSGGSGGSGGAIYNTGTLTINTSNINNNHNGNGGDGGSGGSGGSGTDAGTGGNGNSGGSGGSGGAIYNIGTLDITGSTLNDNFNGSGGAGGNGADGGHGANPRHGGNAGSGGAGGSGGAIFNSGSILTVRSSNINRNRNGNGGNGGIGGDGGSTSTIFKYGGDGGAGGNGGSSGHGGALYNSVNDFSSTLYVLNSNLTDNHAANSGNGGRGGYGASGGWLGGSGHDGPAGRKGFSGSGGAIWNLKGTVYIIGNNILNNKVGSGGSGGAISSESAFNYINFNRIMGNDPIQVEVFGWGDIKYNWWGSNARPSGAVIGGLSFDPWIILTITPANTVPYEHILNGQFAGITVDLLHDSNGVYHDPAEGHVPDLPISFTNPSWGSYQGIVPTILTNGIAQITYHANGALPLPDSVQIAATVDGNNILTHLVIEEDDSVSISVTTNGGGHYLDLNVGDTGIFTVTLHNDYDTTVSNVQLKLTVPAGFTVNPPSGTNYDPTSGIWTIPNLNPEETISITITKLFNSADASNSFICSAEIYSGHQTNPPIPATIHVKYAPVELIKSDSANGRVNVGEVFYYVITIHNPGPDSATNVTLTDVLPEGLEFVKASGGGIYDSVTRTVRWTGYNIPVGDYLFYIYVKALNQIAGEDITNNASETQAEYPYQAPVHVISNNDVVHVKEAIVTVTNTANGGLQNIQLNVGYMGTFTVTVTNNVGDDATGVIVYVDAPDGFTDWYQSSGIYDGHVWDIGTLKVGEIVTLVVSGIMTPEMAGTTITNNANEIQNEFPFQAVALPATIYVKKTNILFTNTVDKSRPDVGDLVTFTIKVKNVDGPDQATNVVVNDLLTGFNLGTISKGTYDNGIWTIGTLDIGEEAILTLVGMITPDMAGTTITNTAVETQSEYPQYNITNTSIYVPKSDLYIKASLSKKPIVGTIITIKFKLGNNGPDPAENVKIIFTIPKELKYVSLNVDQGSVAYDPTTRIITWTLDNVPVGDPYLYLTVKIMESGTYIIDPLVFSATYNVNTQSNPGYIKFKAYKSSSKTVKMQKTGIPINWVLLAVLMVISGLLMPKRR from the coding sequence ATGGAAAAGCAACTTAAAAATAATATTAAACCCTTTACATTGATAATAATTTTAAGCTCATTTTTTTTCTTTTTAGGTAGTCTTAACGTTGTTTCAGCGGATCAGAGTGCAATTTATGTCTCAACAGAGGGAAATGATAGTTGGGATGGTGAATATGCTGCTCACACTCCTGATACTCTTTTTGGTCCAAAATTAACTATAAAAAATGGTACAGGAACCGTTCTTGAAAACGGAATTGTTAACATTGCTTCAGGGACCTATAACGAGCATGATATAAACATTGATAAGAATATGACTATTAATGGATCAGGCAGTAGTTCTACTATAGTTAATGGAACATACAGCGGAAGAATATTCAACATAGCCAGTAATATTAATGTTACAATCTCTAATATGACAATCACCTGTGGTAAAGCACTTGATGGAGGTCAGGGAAGCGATGGAACTGAGAGTAATCCTGATGGTGGTTCTGGTGGTTCTGGTGGTTCAGGAGGGGCCATTTATAACGCGGGAAATCTATACATAAAAAATTGTAATATTAATTTTAATAATGCAGGTAGTGGTGGTTCTGGTGGCGATGGTTATTCTATGGGCCCAGGTTTTGGAAAATTAGGTAGTGGTGGTTCTGGTGGTTCTGGAGGCTCAGGTGGAGCAATCTATAATTCAGGAATTCTTCAAATAACTGACTCTAATTTTATAAATAACTATTCTGGTTCTGGTGGTTCTGGTGGAGATGGGGGCAGTGGTATAGTTGTCGTGGGATCATACAATGGAGGAGATGGTGGTTCTGGAGGTAGTGGTGGTTCTGGTGGGGCCATTTATAACACTGGAACTATGAATATGTCTAACTGCATTTTTGACAATAATTATAATGGAAACGGTGGGGCTGGAGGCTCAGGGGGCAAAGGTAGTGAAACTATTGAAGGATTTGATGGAGGTAATGGTGGTTCTGGTGGTTCTGGTGGTTCCGGGGGAGCTATATGCAATAGTGGAACTGTGCATATAACTGGAAGTACATTAAATAACAATTATAATGGTGCTGGAGGAAAAGGCGGCGAAGGAGGTCGTGGAGGAAACGGTGAATTTTCTGCAGGTTCTGGGGGAAACGGCGGTTCAGGTGGAGCTGGAGGCTCAGGAGGAGCCATATATAATTCAAACTACCTAGATGTACAATCCTCTTCTTTAAACAATAATCATAACGGTAATGCAGGTTCAGGTGGAAATGGAGGACATGGTGGAGGTAGTCTTGATGCAAAACATGGGGGTAATGGTGGTTCTGGAGGCCAGGGTGGTTCAGGAGGAGCTATTTATAACACTGGAACTTTGAATATAACTGGAAGTACATTAAATGATAATTATAATGGTGCTGGTGGTTCTGGTGGTAGTGGTGGTTCTGGTGGCGATGGTGCTGATGCAGGTACTGGAGGCGATGCAGCTAATGGCGGTTCTGGCGGTTCTGGTGGGGCCATTTATAACACTGGAACTATGAATATAACTGGAAGTACATTAACTGGTAATTTTAATGGTAATGGCGGAGTTGGAGGTAATGGTGGTTCTGGTGGCGATGGTGCTGATGCAAGGGCTGGTGGTTCTGGTGGTTCTGGTGGTTCTGGTGGTTCAGGAGGGGCCATTTATAATACAGGCACATTAACCATAAATACATCTAATATTAATAACAATCATAATGGTAATGGAGGAGATGGTGGTTCTGGTGGTTCTGGTGGTTCTGGAACGGATGCAGGTACTGGTGGAAATGGTAATAGTGGCGGTTCTGGCGGTTCTGGCGGAGCCATCTATAACATTGGAACTTTGGATATAACTGGAAGTACATTAAATGATAATTTTAATGGTTCTGGTGGTGCTGGTGGCAATGGTGCTGACGGAGGTCATGGTGCAAACCCACGACACGGCGGTAACGCCGGTTCTGGTGGTGCTGGAGGCTCTGGAGGAGCTATATTTAATTCAGGTTCCATTTTAACAGTACGATCTTCTAATATTAACCGGAACCGTAATGGTAATGGTGGAAATGGAGGTATTGGTGGTGATGGAGGCAGCACCAGTACCATATTTAAATATGGCGGTGACGGAGGAGCGGGCGGTAACGGTGGCTCTAGCGGACATGGTGGTGCCCTTTATAATTCTGTAAATGATTTTTCCAGTACGCTCTATGTTTTAAACTCAAATCTTACCGATAATCATGCAGCTAATAGTGGAAATGGTGGACGCGGTGGTTATGGGGCGTCTGGTGGATGGTTAGGAGGTTCCGGACACGACGGTCCTGCTGGAAGAAAAGGTTTCAGTGGTTCTGGCGGCGCTATTTGGAATTTGAAGGGTACAGTATATATAATAGGTAATAATATACTTAATAATAAGGTTGGTTCTGGTGGCAGCGGTGGAGCTATTTCTTCTGAATCTGCTTTTAATTATATAAATTTTAATAGGATAATGGGAAATGATCCAATTCAAGTTGAAGTATTTGGATGGGGAGATATAAAATATAACTGGTGGGGTTCAAATGCACGTCCCAGTGGAGCTGTTATAGGAGGACTGAGTTTTGATCCTTGGATAATCCTTACTATTACTCCAGCAAATACAGTTCCATATGAACATATTTTAAATGGTCAATTTGCAGGAATTACTGTTGATTTATTACATGATTCAAATGGTGTTTATCATGATCCTGCAGAAGGTCATGTTCCAGACCTGCCTATAAGTTTTACAAATCCAAGTTGGGGAAGTTATCAAGGTATAGTGCCAACTATTTTGACTAATGGAATCGCACAGATCACTTATCATGCAAATGGCGCTTTACCATTACCTGATTCAGTGCAGATTGCAGCGACTGTAGATGGAAATAACATATTAACTCATCTTGTTATTGAAGAAGATGATAGTGTGAGCATTTCTGTTACAACAAACGGAGGAGGGCATTATCTCGATTTAAACGTTGGCGATACAGGTATATTCACTGTAACTTTGCATAATGATTATGATACTACTGTTTCTAATGTACAACTTAAATTAACTGTACCTGCAGGATTCACTGTTAATCCTCCTTCTGGAACTAATTATGATCCTACAAGTGGTATTTGGACAATACCTAATTTAAATCCAGAAGAAACAATATCAATCACAATTACTAAATTATTTAACTCCGCTGATGCATCAAATAGCTTTATTTGTTCAGCAGAAATTTATTCTGGTCACCAGACAAATCCACCTATACCAGCAACAATTCATGTTAAATATGCTCCAGTTGAGCTTATAAAATCCGATAGTGCTAATGGAAGAGTAAATGTTGGCGAAGTATTCTACTATGTTATCACTATTCATAATCCGGGCCCAGATTCAGCAACAAACGTGACTTTAACTGATGTGCTGCCAGAAGGTCTTGAATTTGTGAAAGCTTCAGGGGGAGGAATATATGACTCTGTAACCAGAACAGTGAGATGGACTGGATACAATATACCTGTAGGTGATTATTTATTTTATATTTACGTTAAAGCATTAAATCAAATAGCAGGAGAAGATATAACCAATAATGCATCTGAAACTCAAGCTGAATACCCATATCAAGCTCCAGTGCATGTAATATCAAATAATGATGTTGTGCATGTAAAAGAAGCCATTGTAACTGTTACTAACACAGCTAATGGTGGATTACAAAATATCCAGTTAAATGTAGGTTATATGGGAACTTTCACTGTAACTGTAACTAATAATGTTGGGGACGATGCTACAGGAGTTATTGTTTATGTTGATGCTCCAGATGGATTTACAGATTGGTATCAATCATCTGGAATTTACGATGGCCATGTATGGGATATTGGAACTCTTAAGGTTGGTGAAATTGTAACTCTTGTTGTAAGCGGTATTATGACACCTGAAATGGCGGGAACAACAATTACAAATAATGCTAATGAGATTCAGAATGAATTTCCATTCCAGGCTGTTGCATTACCTGCAACAATTTATGTTAAAAAAACAAACATTTTATTTACAAATACGGTTGATAAAAGCCGTCCTGATGTCGGTGATTTAGTAACATTTACTATTAAAGTTAAAAATGTCGATGGGCCTGATCAAGCTACTAATGTGGTTGTAAACGATTTATTAACAGGTTTTAATCTTGGAACAATTAGTAAAGGAACATATGATAATGGAATATGGACCATAGGCACATTAGATATTGGAGAGGAAGCGATACTGACTCTTGTTGGTATGATAACACCAGACATGGCAGGTACAACCATTACTAACACTGCAGTGGAGACTCAATCTGAATATCCTCAATATAACATTACAAATACCAGCATATACGTGCCTAAATCAGATTTATATATTAAAGCTTCTTTAAGCAAAAAACCAATTGTAGGGACTATAATAACTATAAAATTCAAATTAGGTAATAATGGGCCAGATCCGGCAGAAAATGTAAAAATAATATTTACAATACCAAAAGAACTTAAATATGTCAGTTTAAATGTAGATCAGGGTTCAGTGGCTTATGATCCAACAACAAGGATAATAACATGGACTTTAGATAACGTACCAGTAGGGGACCCTTATTTATACCTTACAGTGAAAATAATGGAATCAGGAACATATATAATCGATCCTTTAGTCTTTTCAGCAACCTATAATGTCAATACGCAAAGTAATCCTGGATATATTAAATTCAAAGCGTATAAATCTTCAAGTAAAACAGTTAAAATGCAGAAAACTGGAATACCAATAAACTGGGTTTTATTGGCAGTGTTAATGGTTATAAGTGGGTTGTTAATGCCAAAAAGAAGGTAA
- the trpA gene encoding tryptophan synthase subunit alpha gives MNIESYEDMFQRVKAKKEGAFIPFIVAGDPDFETSLKIVKTFVDNGADALEIGFPFSDPVADGPTVQLADIRALEAGMTTTRGFEFIKRVREFTNIPIGVLTYYNLIYKMGIDEFYKMANENGVNAILAADLPPEEAEDAVKAALKHDIQQIFMAAQTTSNERLQKINNMCSGFLYVVAVMGITGARSELKTSTVELIKRIKSHTNLPISVGFGISKPEQVKEVIGAGGDGAIVASAILNIITENLNDEDLIIKKIGEFCRELNESTKI, from the coding sequence ATGAATATAGAAAGTTATGAAGACATGTTCCAGAGAGTTAAAGCTAAAAAAGAAGGCGCATTCATCCCTTTTATTGTTGCAGGTGACCCTGATTTTGAAACATCCCTCAAAATAGTTAAAACCTTTGTAGATAATGGTGCTGATGCACTGGAAATTGGTTTTCCATTCAGTGACCCTGTTGCAGATGGACCTACAGTCCAATTAGCAGATATTAGGGCACTTGAAGCCGGGATGACCACAACCCGTGGTTTTGAATTTATAAAACGTGTTAGAGAATTTACCAATATCCCCATAGGAGTTCTCACTTATTATAATTTAATATATAAAATGGGTATTGATGAATTTTATAAAATGGCAAATGAAAATGGAGTAAATGCAATTCTTGCAGCAGATTTACCTCCAGAAGAAGCAGAAGATGCTGTTAAAGCTGCCCTAAAGCATGATATTCAACAGATTTTCATGGCGGCCCAAACTACAAGCAACGAAAGGTTACAGAAGATAAATAATATGTGTTCTGGTTTTCTTTATGTTGTTGCAGTGATGGGAATCACTGGAGCACGATCTGAACTTAAAACAAGCACTGTTGAACTAATAAAGAGGATAAAAAGCCATACTAACCTTCCAATTAGTGTGGGTTTTGGTATTTCTAAGCCCGAACAAGTAAAAGAAGTTATAGGTGCTGGTGGTGATGGTGCAATTGTTGCAAGTGCCATATTAAACATAATCACTGAAAATCTTAACGATGAAGATTTAATAATTAAAAAAATTGGTGAATTCTGCAGGGAACTTAATGAATCAACCAAAATTTAA
- a CDS encoding DUF5591 domain-containing protein — protein sequence MKVLCITEESLFRPEAVRWRKRMGLLEPIGDTVVILPCSMRKPYSSSRSHMIFQKATKGIQEVILTSPFGICPREMEKTYPIQSYDTSTTGEWSHEEIKVVGECLKDYVGEKEVIAHVEGGYKQVCEKYLEEAVYTCKDGKTTSRESFLNLKEEVKKHPRIKGRVKTLNMLRSIARYQFNSKEADALIPDDVKVLGRFDRRIMVNGKQIATLHFKNGLYSLNLEGGNILKNIHKKWININFELKTNSLLSPGVAEADHDIIPGDEVVILKDEEVIGVGKAILSGKEMEMASKGVAVKVRHRKK from the coding sequence ATGAAAGTTTTATGTATAACTGAAGAATCTCTCTTCCGGCCTGAAGCTGTAAGATGGAGAAAAAGAATGGGTCTTTTAGAACCAATAGGGGATACAGTGGTTATTTTACCCTGCAGCATGAGAAAACCTTATTCATCATCAAGATCCCACATGATCTTCCAGAAAGCCACAAAAGGCATTCAGGAAGTTATTTTAACTTCTCCCTTTGGAATCTGCCCTCGTGAAATGGAAAAAACATATCCAATACAATCCTATGACACTTCAACCACAGGAGAATGGTCACATGAAGAAATTAAAGTCGTTGGTGAATGCCTTAAAGATTATGTTGGCGAAAAAGAAGTAATTGCACATGTAGAAGGAGGTTACAAGCAGGTGTGTGAAAAATATCTTGAGGAAGCTGTTTATACATGTAAGGATGGTAAAACCACATCACGAGAATCATTTTTAAACCTTAAAGAGGAAGTGAAAAAACATCCAAGGATTAAAGGAAGAGTTAAAACATTAAACATGCTTAGATCGATTGCAAGATATCAATTTAACAGTAAAGAAGCTGATGCTTTGATACCAGACGATGTTAAAGTTCTGGGGAGATTTGATAGAAGAATAATGGTAAATGGAAAGCAAATTGCTACGTTACATTTTAAAAATGGTCTTTATTCATTGAATTTAGAAGGAGGAAATATATTAAAAAATATCCATAAAAAATGGATTAATATCAACTTTGAACTTAAAACAAACTCTCTTCTGTCTCCAGGGGTGGCTGAAGCTGATCATGATATAATTCCCGGTGATGAAGTCGTAATTTTAAAAGATGAAGAAGTTATAGGGGTGGGAAAGGCTATTTTAAGTGGAAAAGAGATGGAAATGGCTAGTAAAGGAGTTGCAGTTAAAGTAAGGCACAGAAAAAAATAG